One region of Zingiber officinale cultivar Zhangliang chromosome 7B, Zo_v1.1, whole genome shotgun sequence genomic DNA includes:
- the LOC122003964 gene encoding NADH-ubiquinone oxidoreductase chain 1-like: MAFVQRRKGPDVVGSFGLLQPLADGLKLILKEPISPSSANLSLFRMAPVATFMLSLVAWAVVPFDYGMVLSDSNIGLLYLFAISSLGLYGILTAGRSSN; this comes from the coding sequence ATGGCTTTTGTGCAACGTCGAAAGGGTCCTGATGTAGTGGGATCGTTCGGATTGTTACAACCTCTAGCAGATGGTTTGAAATTGATTCTAAAAGAACCTATTTCACCAAGTAGTGCTAATTTATCCCTTTTTAGAATGGCTCCAGTggctacatttatgttaagtctGGTCGCTTGGGCCGTTGTACCTTTTGATTATGGTATGGTATTGTCAGATTCGAACATAGGGCTACTTTATTTGTTTGCCATATCTTCGCTAGGTCTTTATGGAATTC
- the LOC122004601 gene encoding DNA polymerase-like: MAQRPFTLTFSSSNTADGFLGDYRLTYPYPVGTLPNLKVISIKLLFSSSNTADGLLLGGIMLKAQSLCWERYGVDIENVLSSLALTIFRKNYYNEEENPIYVLNQNQDTFIWRGDFGGHSDLYLPEGENLWYYDQNSLFPSVMASEPMPAGARRTSLEDQPLESLFGFFEALRGYVFERKRSPFEHFVNDLYASRIEAKSTGNEPLSYLYKLILNSIYGRFGIHPESEVSEICSQARYYEILKKDPGFKDAHLLSPECYLVIYAKNRATDEIWEPPKYSALHLSAARTSYARIKMQPFISTRRDCFYSDTDSLVISEPLPNELVSSTKLGYFKLEHRIKRGIFLASYALQLEDNNYIIKHKGMAKAHVTFDWFERQLLDPKDITIQNPFRIMWSNLTMRQVETRIRLRILSGTKRDLVYDDNGKWIGTKPIKIIDLGNPEQTALMKSTEERMTELREENLRLRNLLLQGDKDKGAIYASFGSGGCFLRTIVVDLLDGPRLWVERDFSVEDSTISIRLRFFGWGGTHASDEEVPSSSISVSSSSSEKA; this comes from the exons ATGGCTCAACGGCCATTTACTCTTACGTTCAGCTCTTCAAATACTGCTGATGGTTTTTTAGGCGACTATCGTCTCACCTATCCATATCCAGTGGGTACACTTCCCAACTTAAAAGTGATAAGTATTAAACTTTTGTTCAGCTCTTCAAATACTGCTGATG GACTGCTCCTGGGAGGCATTATGCTCAAAGCGCAGTCACTGTGTTGGGAACGATATGGCGTCGACATAGAAAATGTGCTGTCCTCACTTGCACTAACGATCTTTCGCAAAAACTACTATAACGAAGAAGAGAACCCTATTTATGTGTTGAACCAGAACCAGGATACCTTTATATGGCGTGGTGACTTTGGAGGGCACAGTGATCTTTATTTGCCTGAGGGTGAGAACCTCTGGTACTACGACCAAAATTCACTCTTTCCGTCAGTTATGGCGTCAGAGCCAATGCCCGCAGGTGCCCGGAGAACTTCCTTGGAAGACCAGCCCTTAGAAAGCCTCTTTGGTTTCTTCGAGGCCTTA CGCGGGTATGTCTTTGAAAGGAAGCGAAGCCCATTCGAGCACTTCGTCAATGATCTTTACGCTTCCCGCATAGAGGCAAAAAGCACGGGGAATGAGCCCTTATCGTATCTCTACAAACTGATCCTTAATAGCATCTACGGGCGTTTCGGTATTCATCCAGAATCAGAGGTCAGTGAGATTTGTTCTCAGGCACGTTATTACGAAATACTAAAGAAAGACCCCGGCTTCAAGGACGCCCACTTATTATCACCTGAGTGCTACCTGGTTATTTATGCAAAAAATCGAGCGACAGATGAGATCTGGGAACCGCCCAAGTATTCTGCCCTTCACCTTTCTGCAGCAAGAACTTCCTATGCACGCATTAAAATGCAACCGTTTATTTCGACGAGGAGGGATTGCTTTTACAGTGACACGGACAGCCTAGTCATTAGTGAACCTCTGCCGAACGAACTCGTTTCATCAACGAAGCTGGGCTATTTCAAACTTGAGCATAGGATCAAAAGGGGGATTTTTCTCGCGTCTTACGCGCTTCAGCTCGAGGATAACAATTATATAATCAAACATAAAGGAATGGCAAAAGCACATGTCACCTTCGACTGGTTTGAAAGGCAGCTGCTGGACCCAAAGGATATCACGATTCAAAATCCCTTTCGCATCATGTGGTCCAACTTAACAATGAGGCAAGTAGAAACACGAATTCGTTTACGCATTCTTTCCGGCACCAAACGGGATTTAGTTTATGATGATAATGGCAAGTGGATAGGCACCAAGCCCATCAAGATCATTGACCTCGGAAACCCGGAGCAAACGGCCCTAATGAAAAGCACAGAAGAACGCATGACGGAATTACGAGAGGAGAATCTGCGACTACGTAACCTCCTCCTCCAAGGGGATAAGGATAAGG GTGCAATCTACGCTTCCTTCGGTTCTGGAGGTTGCTTTCTTCGAACTATCGTAGTAGATCTTCTGGATGGTCCCAGACTCTGGGTTGAAAGGGATTTTTCCGTTGAAGACTCGACTATCTCAATCCGCCTTCGATTCTTTGGCTGGGGAGGAACCCATGCCTCAGATGAGGAGGTCCCATCATCTTCCATTTCTGTGTCATCTTCCTCATCTGAGAAGGCTTGA
- the LOC122006439 gene encoding uncharacterized protein LOC122006439: MAAMVIESRWELYTLLLESPSFLVILEASMDLDQKIEALSSKTLFFPSEEEKRKRKTFGLTISTAFHPRSFHLFSAKLSNFCVNPNTQPIKADFHLSASFALWFQSCDLDSLIHCRWDKRQCTICRSNPEKFKEISPATRSTMEVEEFSISSSSSPSPRFCSSN, translated from the exons ATGGCAGCAATGGTAATTGAATCCAGATGGGAACTCTATACGCTTCTACTTGAATCTCCATCCTTTCTTGTCATTCTCGAAGCATCAATGGATCTTGATCAAAAGATAGAGGCCCTTTCTTCTAAGACCCTATTCTTCCCTTctgaagaagaaaagaggaaaaGGAAGACATTTGGTTTAACCATTAGCACAGCTTTTCACCCCAGATCTTTCCATCTATTTAGTGCAAAGCTCTCCAACTTCTGTGTCAATCCTAACACACAGCCAATTAAAGCCGATTTCCACCTTTCCGCCTCCTTCGCACTCTGGTTTCAATCGTGCGATCTTGACTCCCTCATTCACTGTAGGTGGGACAAACGTCAGTGCACAATCTGCAGATCGAATCCTGAAAAATTTAAAGAGATCAGCCCAG CTACCAGATCAACAATGGAGGTCGAAGAGTTTTCAATCTCCAGTTCTTCTTCTCCATCACCTCGATTTTGCTCTTCAAATTGA